The following nucleotide sequence is from Salvia splendens isolate huo1 chromosome 2, SspV2, whole genome shotgun sequence.
AGGTGGCAGAGAAGAGAGCCAAAGTGAGCACAAACAATAAATACAGTGCAGTGTACAGTGATTATTTTGTGTTAATATACACTACGCATTATTTGATACGTGATTTGCATTCTTTGTTTTGACTTATCCAAAACCTGTAATTGTTAGTTGTTGTCGCAATCATAACTTGGCTAACTGCAAACAGAAACATCCCCAGCCTAAGCAGACGGGGATTGTCATCGGTGGGGAAGGTACTGGTGCAATCCGTGAGGAGGTGCCTATAGTTGCTGCGACCGTGCGTGGGAAAGGAAAGATGAAGGAGGTCTAAACTGAGGGTGCTGGAATCGTGGTATGAgattaaaataaattcaatttgCTTATTACGATTACTAAATGAGTTACGAATAATATATGTTTGCAGGGGGTGGTGAACTTACAAACAGCTCGGTTGAAAAAGGCCAGTTTGGCTTTGCGCTCACCTTTTAACGAACGAGCTGTAAGATTAACATCAAAGGCAAACAGCAATGACAAGGAACTGTATTTCTGGGTCCTTAGCACAGCTGAGATGCATGAGAATAGGTTTCATCTCTTTGTTGGTTTAAAAAATCAGTCAGTATAACATATGAATATCATTTGTCTGATTAGTGCATTATGTTTCTGTAATCATTCATTATTTGGAATAtattatgtgcattatttggttgaTGGAGTGGATAATATATCTTGTTGGTTATTGTAAGTTGTAGTTATCATACTCAACTTATTTAAAGCTGTGCATTATTTGAGATAGTTACTGCATTATGTAGGTGCTAAAGTCtatatatgcattatttgaGTTAGTTGCTGCTTTATTTCTACGTATTAGTCGCATTATTAGAtgtatattattcttttttagtatattatgcaatttcagtcatattctgccTAAACCCAAATTAATATAAAGGGGAATACATAATTTCAGTAAGTGGATTTGACAAAGCATTATATTGATATGCAGAGATGCGATTGTGTACGAGGACAACTACAAACAAACTGTTCAAAGTGAGTTCCTTTCGTTGGCACCTTTCAAGGCAGTCAGCCCGGTCATTATAGACACATGGTGCTCTTACTTGAATAACATGGAGAAGCTGAAGGCACCGGATACAACATCCAGACTATTTTTCTCCACAAGGCCATGTGTAAGTAACTCGTTTGTGTTATATAATTACCAAATGTATCTTAAACCGCAACATAATAAACTGAATTACCAATCAAAATTGCAGGCACAGTCACTGATAGACAGCCCTGAAGGATGGGATGAAGAAAGGCGATTTGCTTCTTTTTGGACCATCCTTTTCGAGGAAGCACTTGGAGCCGGCTACAACAAATGGGAGATGCACGATATGGTTAGTCGGATTTTAAACTCATGTGTCTGAGAATCAATTGTATAGGACAACATACAAGATCATTTAATGTTCTCTTCATTGTGTAGGTCTTCTTCCCAATTTGGGGTGAGAGGCATCAATACGTGGTCTGTTTTGATGTGCCGGATGGCAAGATGAACATTATAGACCACACCCTGGCAGAACCTCATGCATCGTTCAACGACAAATATGGGAACACACCCTCTATGCTGGTACGTAATGAGCCTACTCATTTTTTTTCGATCATACATCATAAATACATATTATGTTGATGTGGTACACTTTTGTCATTTGTTTTAGCGAACGTTCTTGGCTGATGCAATGGACAAGTGCAAACAATCTAGAATGGTTGATCTTATACGAAGCTGCACTACACATGTAGTGACAATGCCGTGGCGGAACAACGTGGTGACAATGGAGAATGGTGTGTACGTCATGCGCCACATGGAAACATACTtcagagagaaagagaaagattgGGATTGCGGGCTGACCGCAAAGGGAACCAAAAGCTTGGAAATGTTTAGAATCAAGTTTGCAAGTACGCTACTTACTTGTCCGCACAACGCCCGAGGTGCCGGAAACCAATCTAAGGTAACGAAGTATTGGAGAGATAGACATGCCAAGTTCAATTTCGAACGGTGGGTCGAGAATTATGGGTTGTAGTGACTGATGGTTTCTGGTATATGTTGAGGGAGCCTACTGACTTGATTGATTGATTGGGTGACTTTGCACCTTAGATCTTTTTACAACCTTGAACACACTGAACAATGTTTTTTAGTATAGTCTTTATGAATTTGAACTTGCGATCATTTAGCCGAACACTATTTGCATGATGTTTATTCAGATGGCCTTTGTTCTAAACTCGGTATACCTTGATTTGCAATCCACTGTGTATTATGTTATTTGTATATATAGGTGTACGCTTAACTCACATAATGCTAAACATTAACCACATAATGTACAAATCCTTGTGCATAATGCAatgcctaaaccaaataatgcatttTTATTCAGCATATAATTCAATATGATGTGCATCATATCTGCATATAATGTCATTATTTGTAAAACATCATGCATTATTAAactttgtgtgtgtgtatttggGAAAGTTGGTTTTGTGGTAAGCCATTTGGATTAAATGCCTAAACTGACGAAATGCATTTAGATGCCTCACGGCAAAACACCCGCCCGGGTGTTTTGGTTAAGTAAAAACACCCTCCCGGGTGAGGTTTCTGGTCTCTACATGCATTTCATGAAtcaatcgcccgaccgggcattttgaaacataaaatcgCCCGACCCTGCGTATCTTCTGGACTATGCATGCTTTACAAttttaacccggccgggtgttgTGTTGGTGAaaaatcacccgaccgggtgttgcTTTTGGAGTCACCTTAAATATGTTAATTGTCTATACAGGTTTACGGTAAACTCTCATAATGCTTAACATAAACCACATAATGTACAAATCCTTGTGCATAATGCAATACCTGAACCATATAATGCATTTGTATACAGAATACGATTCAATATGTTGTGCATCATATATACATATCATGTCATTATTAGTAAAAGCTTATGCATTATTAAActttgtgtgtgtattttgtaaagGTGGTGTTGTGATAAGTCACTTGGAATAATTTTTATAGTTTCTGTCTTTAACTTGCTTCTGggatattaaataatataacaAGCAATGACAGCACGTATCAAACTAAAAATTAGTGTGCATTATGTTAATTGTGTATATAGGTTTCCGGTAAACTCTCATAATGGTTAATGTAAACCACATAATGTATCAATCATTGTACATAATGCAATTTCCGCACCATATAATGCACTTATTTATTAAACACTAAGTATATTACGCCATATacagaaaatgacaaaatgatttGCATTATATCTTCATATAATTGCATTATTTGCAATAGATCATATCTATTTATCAATTGGCTGTCGTGAAAGTGAGACTGAGATAACGAATCCTTATTAATAAAGTAGGTGACAGATATAAAATCTTATAATAAACCAAAAAATTTATCTCACCCAGCAAGTAAACGTTGGATTTCTATTACAACCATtcgacaaaaaagaaaaatatgtcCAAAAAAAACCAGAATTGTTTTGTTAATAAAACCCGAGTTAAGCTGGATTTTTTCCCTTCCGCGCATCTTTCTCCATCGTCATCTCTTTAAGCACTGGACAGTTCCTGGAGTCGTGATGACCCAACTCATCGCACGCCTTACACCGTCTAAGAGGCCTTGTCGCATCCTTTATAGCCTTGTCTCTCTTTGATATCAGACGGCTCGCCGAGCTGCTGGCGTGACCCTTCGTCTTCACGACATCCGGGGGATGTACCTCAACAGATTCAGGCCTTGCCATTCCATAAAACTCTTCAACCATACGCCTCTTCTCAGCGGCTGAGGTTGATGTGGTACCAGTTTGAAGAGAGTTGGCATGTTCTTCGACGCCGCCTACGAATGCACGTAACACATCGATATCGGTCTCAAACCGTCTAAGAAACCCATAAAACATCGAAATCGCCTGCTTAGACACAGTTTGCCTATCGTCAACGGACGAATGGGTAGGCAGAGGATCCTGCAACTCCCCATGTACAGCCTTGGCTAAGGGAGTCTTCATCCATCGGCTTTCACAGTATTTATCCGGGATTTTTTCACCTCATTGTTCTGAAACAAGAAAAATATATGGCTGCACAAATAACCATGCCGACCAAATAGTTTGTATTCGCAGGAGTAAGTATCATCAGTCTTGTCATGACGGACAAAATATGCATTGCGCTTGCTATCCCTAAGCTTGTATGTGTCAACCGTTTCTCCGGATATAAAACCCAGCACACGACATATGTCATTACCCTCTACAATTTCTTCTTGTATTTTCTTGAACATGCTGTCGGTATACAACGTGGAAGCATGTTTCTCGAACGGCGGAGTAGTTGCTAGTATGGGTATGTCAGTGGCATCGTGGTAGTCCAACGCTGTTCTATTGTTCCGCTGGAATTCTATGGCGTGGTTGAAATTCAAGTAGATATCAGCTATGTTAGCTCGGGGCTTAAGGAAATTTTTGTAGAAACTGTTCTCTGATTCCGATATGGACGTTGTCTTAATCATCGATCCCATAGGAAAATCCCAGAAGTACGCCGTATCCAATATTTCCTATACGCATACAATGTGGTAAACCAGTCGATGTCCTCTAGATGATGATGTTCGACCAATCTATTCCACTCCTCTTCGAATTCGTCCGGCTCTACAAGGTCCGACCACACACAAGCGTTGAATTTCTTTATCGTCGTCCCGCAACAATCTGTTTGGTACCTTGACAGCCAACTTATGCATTATATGCCACATACACCAACGGTGACGTGTGCCGACTAGGGCCTCTTCAATCGCTGATCTCATACCTAAATCTTGATCGGTAACAATCATCCGGGGTGCTACACCCATACTATCTACGAAATGTCTGAACAACCAAGCAAATGATCCTGTTTTCTCGCTGCACACCAACCCGGCCCCAAATGTCACAGGACAACCATGATTATCCTTTCCAGTGAAAGGAGTGAAGATCATACAGTACCTGCATACATCATATTAACGTGGCATCAGAATTGATTAATATATCATAATGCAACGTAGGGTATTGTGTAATGCAGTGACATACGGTAATAATGCACAAAGTATAGAACATATAAATGCACTATAACGTAAAAAACACTTTGCTTAGTTTCAACTTGTTTGTGTTGTACGTGGAGTCGAAGGACACAATATCACCAAACATGTGGTAATTCCTCTTCATCAAACTGTTGCACCAAAAGAGAGCAACCAACTGTTCGGATTCGTTAACTTCGTAGTGATAGGTAAACGCCTCGGACATCTCCTTCTTCTTAGCCATATCATCCAACACCATTTGTACATCAAATCCGTGTGCATATGCTTTGATGTCCCGTGAGGCATTCCTGATATCCCCAACAGTGCAGCCAACTAGGTCAAACCCGCCAAGAATTTCCTTCAATACCTTAAATGTAAGCGTGGGTCCTAAATTAGCCTTGGAACAGTCGAGGATGAATTTATGATGTACATCATCCAACTTGCGATTACTTGACATGAATTGCTGATATTCCGTCTCAACCATGTGATGGTTATGAATCTCGTTGAACTCCTGAATTACATAACCTGACAAGCAATCTTCCGCGAAAAACCTGAAGGATATACTAGCCGTACAACCACACCGTTTAGATAAATTCCTACGCTTAATAGTGAAACCAGACCGGGCATTCAACTGGTCATCTTCGTCACCCTTCTTCTTtccttccctattgcatacaactTGATACCAGGACGTGACATCATCAACCTTCCTCATCGCTTGTTTGCGCGTATCAAAGCCAACTGCACGGGCATATACCTCGTAAAAAGCGAATGCGAATTCCAAGGATTGGAATTTCTGACCAACCACAGGCTTCAGCTCGTGagaacattcaggtacaacAACCAATGTAACGAATAGGAAAAAAAGGGGTCAGCATAAAAGTACAACTTTGCAATTAGTCTGTTGACAATTAATGCACGCTTTTCATAAATCTAATCagcaaaatatttaaattggaCTTTTACGTGATTTATGTATACGTTAAACACGCGTTATTCTTAAACATTGTttttaatgtgtacgtactataccctaccccctaggcttattaaacccttaggggaaaacaagaaacgtgtgccaaaaaTCAAAACTACTAACGGACATTTAAGCCATAGAGGAATGAGTCATACTAGCGGTCCTATCTTAATTCGTACGACCTATACATTTCAAACTagatattatgcattatacagacaaCATAATGCATTACGCGTATTCATTTGTTGCATTATTTGCACTACCTTTATTCAGTATACTATATACATTGGAAACTGACGTGATTTATTTATAGGTCAAACACAAGCTATTcttaaacgttgttattaatgtgtacgtactataccctagcccctaggcttattaaacccttggtggaacaagaaacgtgtgcccaACAACAATACTACAACCCCATATTTATACCCTATACATTACCGCTCACGTATTATACATTATATAGTCAAAAACATTCATTATACTTCATCATTTTGTGCATTACATGTATCGttttaaactactaccctagtTAAGCCGAGAGCGAAACCCTGAAGGAATATTTCATAATCGATGTCGTTCATTTGTAGTATCTATCCTGTACATGGCATTACATACATTACGCATTATATAGTCTACAAAATTCATTATCCATTACTATTTGGTGTATTGTTAGTAACAAATTACAGGATATACGTCAAAACCAACAGCCATCATCATGGTTTGGTCTCTCACCCTATACTAAATCAGCAATCCCCCAAAATTGGGCAACCACAGGCCATAACAAGAACCTTATCGGATATCAAACGAAACCTGGGCTACAATTTTTTCGTAATATAAAAGAATACACGCAATCCGAGTTCAACAAGCATCGAGTACAATAAGGGATCTGAATTGGTATTGAAACCACACACATACGCTTACGGAGAACAAACACTAgatttaccttcttccattattGAGAGATAAACGATTGCAATAACTCCGACGAACCAAGATAGAAAAGCCGAGGATCTGGGAACCGAGAATCGACAATTGCAACGTCCgaaatactaaaataaaaattgcaaaGATTGAAAACGGGAAAAATTGCTTATCAAACCCGTGAGATTACTGAAAAAACCGTAAGATCTTCAAGGGAGGATTTGATGGAAATTTCCATAACCACCAACATATTGTTTCCCTAATATGCCCCTCGTCgatttaaatttgattaaattgtAATATTTAAGTGCAATATTTTCGGCCTTAGGATGATGAAAATAGACggttgagatcaagaaggaaataggaggaaatatgggaaaaggaaatgaatacatccctatatatatagaaccattcttaaacgtgaAACCATTCTAAAATCGATATCTGCACATATAGgactaaaattattttaaaatttacaatttaaaatgaataaaaactaaaattataacCCGTTTCATCTACATATAAACaagtaatttgtaaattaaaataattaatttttttaatatttgaactTATGTCCTTGATCTATATAATGCCAACCGCAATCACTAACCAGTTTCGCTGCCCAATTAATATACACAAAatgtaaatataaatataaatataaatataaatataaatataaataaaatataaatatataatgtcCTCCATATAATGTACTCCTACATCTATAAATTTATTTGACATTCCACAATTTTGaatactaaaaatggaaatttatagtatagtattttttcGATTTATTTTGTGTCCAACGCTTTGTCTATTATGTGCATGTCATGTGGTACTCAAATATGAAATATGTGTGTATTATGAAGTtacataaaataactaaatattttaGACATATCAAACGAAAAGTAATCTTATTTTcagatattaaatttcaaatattaaatatacGTGTTTGGGGCAGATACGAAAAGTAATCGTATTTTCAGTTATTAAATTTCTGCTTTtagtttaattataaaaaaataagaaagtaaTATATACCTATAATATAATATGGATAATTAcgtaaaatttaattatttttttctccatTCCAACTTATGTGTTCCTTTtgtcgaaccggaaccggcggttcacggttcaagatttccttcctgaaccggcccgccaaggtccccggcggttccggttcaaaaaaacCGGTAGTTCCGGCCGGGTTCAAAATTGCCGGTTTTttgccgaaaccgccggtttgtaatttttttgcattttttatttatttatctatgaaatctgcttaaataaaattcaaaacatcacgatgaaaattgcaattttattgagattacaagttacaacaattacaaatcacaaaaaacttgaagtcttaaagtcttaaacaaaaaatttaaatacaacgagactactagtctacaacgaagctaattacaaattacaaaaagacttgaagttttgaacaataaatttataagtatatatactcttagtcggcgaaggagatgtttctacataactaaattgaggataCCTTTAGCgattcaaccttaaatgttgagtttagtctattaatcaacaattatagtagaattgtcaaaagttttccggatttagccttatagagaaatctatttcaccgactagagtatatacaaatacaattatttaattgtatttgcatatttttaaagtagaaacaaatgggaaaacaagaaataaaggaaaaatgacttgagctcaacttaaatttaaaatttaagttgacgtgcatacgtatccccaatgctcatttgcattagggaatcaaagcccatgtagttctcttaccttacttacctatttgggttggccggcggttgacggttggtcTACGAtccatccccggtgaattcttcttgtgattcctcctgactatcatcccaatcatttttttGTTCTCCGACGTCAgttttggcccaatcatcaagtaacatcacgacttccatatttttcgcggagagcttacttattgattcatccaa
It contains:
- the LOC121772718 gene encoding protein FAR1-RELATED SEQUENCE 5-like; protein product: MRKVDDVTSWYQVVCNREGKKKGDEDDQLNARSGFTIKRRNLSKRCGCTASISFRFFAEDCLSGYVIQEFNEIHNHHMVETEYQQFMSSNRKLDDVHHKFILDCSKANLGPTLTFKVLKEILGGFDLVGCTVGDIRNASRDIKAYAHGFDVQMVLDDMAKKKEMSEAFTYHYEVNESEQLVALFWCNSLMKRNYHMFGDIVSFDSTYCMIFTPFTGKDNHGCPVTFGAGLVCSEKTGSFAWLFRHFVDSMGVAPRMIVTDQDLGMRSAIEEALVGTRHRWCMWHIMHKLAVKEILDTAYFWDFPMGSMIKTTSISESENSFYKNFLKPRANIADIYLNFNHAIEFQRNNRTALDYHDATDIPILATTPPFEKHASTLYTDSMFKKIQEEIVEGNDICRVLGFISGETVDTYKLRDSKRNAYFVRHDKTDDTYSCEYKLFGRHGYLCSHIFFLFQNNEVKKSRINTVKADG